GGGGCCTCACGTATGGTCGATCCGCGCTGGATCCCAGCGCTGGGAATGGAAGCGGCGGTGGTCGCTATTCTCGTGTGGGCGATCCGCCGCCGGGATCTCGCGGTAGCGACCAACGCATTCGCCGGCGCACTTCTGGTCGTGACGCCGTTCGTTGCTGCCCCGCTGCTCGATGCAATCGGCTCTCAGCGGCCTGCCATCGGGCCGTTGTTGCCCAGTTGGATCGCGCTCGCGAGTCTGCTACACGCCATCGGTATGCTCGGCGTCTACGAATCGACGTGGTGGTGGGACCATCTCACGCATACCGTCTCGGCGGCGCTCGTCGCGGCGCTCGTCTACGGCGGGGCCGTTGTCGCGCTCGGCGAGACGACTGGGGCTACGATGTCGCCGAGAGTGATTACAGTGACCACAACGCTTCTGGTTGGCGTTCTCTGGGAGGGACTCGAACTCCTCGCCAGGGCCATCGGTGACCGGCTCGACGTCGAACCGGTGTTAGTCCACTACGGGTGGCTCGACACCGCCCTCGATCTCGTCTTCGACGTGGTCGGTGCCGTGCTGGTGGTCGCCTTCGACGTTCGCGTGTTCGTCCCCGTCGGTGAGGCTCTACTGGGTGTCGGGTAGCCTGCGATTCCCATGGCGGCCTGGCAGCGTGGTCCGGTCTCGCTTCAGCTCTGCCGACATTTAGTCACATTGATATAGGGGGGTAGTCAACACCGTGGTGCATAGATGGTCTCTAGTCTCGTGCAGTACGGCCAGGCGTTTCTGGTGTTGTTGCGGCTCATTTTGTTCGGGTTGACGTTGGGGATCACCGTCATCAGCTTCCAGGCCTACCAGCAACGCAAGAGCGATCGCCTCCAGTTTGCGTTCATCGGATTCGCCTTTATCAGCATGGGCGTGGCAGTGAGCAATATCGTCTCTCAGATGTTCACTACCGATCCCGGCCCCGGGGCGCGATTGTTCTTCAACATCACCCAGGTCGTTCCGTTCATCATCGGATTCGCGATGCTGTACCTCTCTTTGTATCGGTGAGTCGCATTTCCGGGTCCTGGCAAAAGTCACGACCCTTATGAGGGAGTAGCTCTAGTAACTGTGCAATGAACGACGATGAGCAGGTGACGCGGCTGTTTGGCGGGCCAGGGAGCGGGAAGACGACAGCCCTGCTGGATCGGGTCGAGCAGTTGCTTACGGAGGAAGACGTCGACGTCAGAGACATTCTGGTCGTCTCGTATACCCGGGCCGCGGCCTCAGAAGTCCGAGAACGACTCGCCGATCGCCTCGACATCTCGCCGCGGTCGCTGAAGGGTAACGTCTCGACGATGCACGCGAAAGCCTACGAGCTTTTGAATCTCTCGCGTGGTGATGTCGTCGGCGAGTCCGACAAGCAGGACTTCTGTGAACAGTTCGGCATCGAATACGAGGACGAGTACGAAGGCTCACGTCGTCGATCGGCCCGGTCGACGACGATCGGGAACAAGATCATTGCCACGAGCCAGTGGCTCCAGCGAACTCGCCGTGACGTGGGCGACTGGTACGACGTGCCCTTCAAGTGGGACGACGAGACGGTCCGGCTCCCCCCTGAGATCGACGATGCGGCCCAGACGGGTAACAAGTACACGCCGACCTGGCCCTCAGACGACGATCGCATCGATGTCCCCGAAGTCATCCGCGCTTGGCGATCCTACAAGGGCGAAGAGGGGATCGTCGGCTTCGCGGATATGCTCGAACGTGTCGCCCAGCGGTCGCTGCTACCCAATGTCGACTATCTGGCCATCGACGAGTTTCAGGACATCACGACCTTGCAGTACGACGTTTACGAGGAGTGGAAACCCCACATGGACGGCGTGTTGATCGGCGGTGACGACGATCAGGTCGTCTACGCCTGGCAAGGTGCCGATCCGCGACTCCTCCTCGAAGAAGAGGGTGAAGACGTCATCCTCGATACGTCCTATCGCTTGCCGTCGAAGATCCTGAAAGTGGTCCAACAGGAGGTCGGCCATATCGATCAGCGCCAGGAGAAGAACCTCTCGCCACGTAAAGAGGGCGGTCGAGTCGCCGCGGTAAAGCGTCCCTCGATGCTCGATCTGGTCCGCAACGTCCGGGACACTGTCGAGGAAGACGACGGGACGTTGATGATCCTCTTCCGGGCGCGCTATCAGATGTTCCAGTTTATCGATGAGTTCATCGGCGACGGGATTCCGTTCTCGGTGATGACCGACCAGCGGATGTGGACCGACCGACTGACCGACTACATCAGCGGGATCGAATCGCTCTCGACCGACGAGCCACTGACCGCTCTGGAGGCTCGCCGGCTGGCAGATATGCTCGCCGATACCGCCTTCGGGACGGGCGAGCGCGACGATCTCTTCGACGCGATCGACGAGCGCTCCGAGGCCGCCGACACGGACGATCTCGCCGAGATCGACCTCGAACCCGACCTGGTGCGAGAACACGCCCCCTTCCTCCCTGAACCAGCCGCAGCGGCCGATATGGTCCGAAAAGTGACGAGCTTTCAGGAACGCACTATCGAGGCGTACTTCCGTGGCGATTACCAGGACGTCAGCCCGGATCGTGTTCGGGTCGGGACGATCCACAGCGCGAAGGGCCGCGAAGCCGACCACGTTTTCGTCGCGACGGATCTGACCGAGAAGGTCGTCGAGCAGATGGCCGCGACCGCAGAACAGGAAGGGATCGACATCCCCGGCGACGAGGAGTTCACCAAACACACTACCCCGGTGCCGACGCTGACCGACAACGAACGGCGGGTTTTCTACGTGGGTATGTCCCGGGCACGGGAACGACTGGTCGTCATGGAGAACCTCGTCGACGGCGCGCCGACGTTGCCGATCGACGTCTTGCTCAACGACGAACCGACCGACACCGACCCCGCCGAGATGCTGCGTGACATCCTCGGCGAGGAAGCCACGGTCGTCCACTGAGACTGGCTTCTCACGCCGTGTAGGCGCCCGATCGTCTTGGACCGGGATGTCGCTGCCAGACGCCACTATTCGTCGATCAATTTTCCGTCGAGATAATCGCGGGTGTTGTCACGGGTCGCGGCCGCAACTTTGACGAACGTGACGACGCGTGTCCCGTCCTCGCGTGTATCCCGCTCGATTTCGAGGGGAAGGCCCTGATCGCGCAGATGTGAGAGCAGTGCCTCGATTACGGCCGGCTCGCCACGGACCGTGTGTCTCTCGCCGACGGCTTCGTCCCGTTCGACCGCCCGGACGGTCTCGATGGCGGGCAGGAGGATCGCTTCGCCAAGTTCCCGGGCTCGCTGGCGAGACTGGCCTTTCGAGTGATCGAGTTCTACCGCCTGGAACACCTCCCGGATGAGCCGAGAAACCAGGAAGTCTCGCCCGTAATCGAACGGCAATGAGAACGCGTGTTCGAGGTCGGCCCGGTGGGTCGCCGAGGTCGTGTACTTCAGCTGTCGGGTCCCATCGAGAGATTGCATGACGACCCCTTCCCGGCCCTCTCGGTCGAGGTCGGCGATGATCTCCCGGACGGCATCGGGTGCCGCTGTGGGCGCGAACTCACCGAAGTCGGGGACCTGTTTTAGCGCGAACGTCTCACAGAGATCTCGCCGTCTCTCGACCGCGAGTGGTGTCCCGGACTCCCGGTGGCGGACGTCGAAGATCTCGACGGTTGCCGAGTCCACTTCGGGGTAGTCGTGTGGGGTGTAGGGGTTCTCGGGGCCGATCAACTCACCACACAGCATGCAGTCGGGATGGTCCTCGAAGAAGTCGCCGGGAGCGAGCAGGTCACGGACTTTGCTCGTGGTGTACGGACAGCAGTAGCCACTCCGGGTGAATCCGAGGATGTCGCCGTCGATCCGGGCGATCCGGACGTTGTAGCCGTTGCGTTTTTCCTCGACTGTGAGGCGACCGTCGAAGTGCCGTTCAATGCCCGGATCGAGGACCAGCGTTCGCGGGATCGAGGGGAAGCCGCGGACGACCACGCCGTCGACGATCGCCGTCCCGCGTTCGATGCCGTGGCGGGCGTCAGGGAGGTGGCGGTAGGGCCGCCCCTCGAACGTGTCCCGTTGGAATTGCTCCAGCAGCGCGTCGAGGTCGGCCTCGGGTACGCCGAGCGTCGCCGCGAGTTCGCGATCGGCGTCCATATGTCCCTATAGGTTGGCCGATGATATAGGTGTGGTGCCACACCACATGACGTTGCCGCCGGAGCACCTTTGTCCGAGGCCTGTCAAGTACCACTATGGCCGAGCACCCGCTGAAACAGCGCTTCGTCCTCGACACGTCGGTGTTCATCACCCCGGAGATCCGTGACGGGAACGAAGATCTGGAGGCGGCCGTACAGCGGCTGTTGGATCTCGTCGCCGAAGTGAAACTCGAACACAACATCTCCTGTTACATGCCGCCCTCGATCAACGAGGAACTGACGACGATGCTCGAAGACCGCGACGTCAGCGAGGGAACGATCGAGAAACTCGACACCTGGGTCATCACCAAGAGCCCGGCCCAGTACGAGGTGATGATCCCTGCCGAGATCGTCTACGGGTTCATCGACGAGATGAGCGATCGCGTCAACCGTGGATTGCGCGTCTCCGAGAAGGCCGTCCGGAAGGCCGAACAGTCCCGTGACGAGGAGCCAGATCACGAGCACATGAGCGAGGTGGATCAGGTCATCTCCGAGCTGCGCGACGAGTACCGTCGTGCGCTCCGGCAGGGCGTGTTAGACTCTCGGGAGGACTTCGACCTGTTACTGTTGGCGCGGGAACTCGATGCCGGGGTCGTCACGGAAGATACTGGGATCATCAACTGGGCCGAGGATTTTGGCCTCCGCTATCTCCGTGGGCGGTCGTTCCCGCCGCTGCTCGAAGAGTATCTGGCCGCTGGCGAGCGCGTCGCGTGATCGTGGCTGGTGTGTTGTC
The sequence above is drawn from the Halorhabdus sp. CBA1104 genome and encodes:
- a CDS encoding UvrD-helicase domain-containing protein — encoded protein: MNDDEQVTRLFGGPGSGKTTALLDRVEQLLTEEDVDVRDILVVSYTRAAASEVRERLADRLDISPRSLKGNVSTMHAKAYELLNLSRGDVVGESDKQDFCEQFGIEYEDEYEGSRRRSARSTTIGNKIIATSQWLQRTRRDVGDWYDVPFKWDDETVRLPPEIDDAAQTGNKYTPTWPSDDDRIDVPEVIRAWRSYKGEEGIVGFADMLERVAQRSLLPNVDYLAIDEFQDITTLQYDVYEEWKPHMDGVLIGGDDDQVVYAWQGADPRLLLEEEGEDVILDTSYRLPSKILKVVQQEVGHIDQRQEKNLSPRKEGGRVAAVKRPSMLDLVRNVRDTVEEDDGTLMILFRARYQMFQFIDEFIGDGIPFSVMTDQRMWTDRLTDYISGIESLSTDEPLTALEARRLADMLADTAFGTGERDDLFDAIDERSEAADTDDLAEIDLEPDLVREHAPFLPEPAAAADMVRKVTSFQERTIEAYFRGDYQDVSPDRVRVGTIHSAKGREADHVFVATDLTEKVVEQMAATAEQEGIDIPGDEEFTKHTTPVPTLTDNERRVFYVGMSRARERLVVMENLVDGAPTLPIDVLLNDEPTDTDPAEMLRDILGEEATVVH
- a CDS encoding RNA ligase: MDADRELAATLGVPEADLDALLEQFQRDTFEGRPYRHLPDARHGIERGTAIVDGVVVRGFPSIPRTLVLDPGIERHFDGRLTVEEKRNGYNVRIARIDGDILGFTRSGYCCPYTTSKVRDLLAPGDFFEDHPDCMLCGELIGPENPYTPHDYPEVDSATVEIFDVRHRESGTPLAVERRRDLCETFALKQVPDFGEFAPTAAPDAVREIIADLDREGREGVVMQSLDGTRQLKYTTSATHRADLEHAFSLPFDYGRDFLVSRLIREVFQAVELDHSKGQSRQRARELGEAILLPAIETVRAVERDEAVGERHTVRGEPAVIEALLSHLRDQGLPLEIERDTREDGTRVVTFVKVAAATRDNTRDYLDGKLIDE
- a CDS encoding RNA ligase partner protein, encoding MAEHPLKQRFVLDTSVFITPEIRDGNEDLEAAVQRLLDLVAEVKLEHNISCYMPPSINEELTTMLEDRDVSEGTIEKLDTWVITKSPAQYEVMIPAEIVYGFIDEMSDRVNRGLRVSEKAVRKAEQSRDEEPDHEHMSEVDQVISELRDEYRRALRQGVLDSREDFDLLLLARELDAGVVTEDTGIINWAEDFGLRYLRGRSFPPLLEEYLAAGERVA